The Misgurnus anguillicaudatus chromosome 23, ASM2758022v2, whole genome shotgun sequence sequence GCTGGTATGACAGTGTGTAGATACACATCGTCCGTGCTCTGTCTTCCAGCACCAACAGCGGGAGTAACTGGTTCTGAAGTTGGATCCAAGATCTCACCTTTTGGGACAAACATGAAGTTACGACAGCTTCCTGTACCCCTTACGGTGATATTTGAGGCCTTGAAGTCCGGTTGCATGACATATTTAAAGTGTTGCGATGGTTTACCGTCGGGATCAGAAATCCTTTTGGACAACTGCTCGATTTGCTCTTTTGGGCAGGGGTTTTGCGGAAGGCTGTTGTTGGTCCATTCCACTATAATGGACCCCTTGATAATGTTCTTTAAGGTAACAGTGCTGCCGTTACGATCACCAAATGATTGGGCCAATTTCTTGACAAGAAGGATCTTTTTGTGAACATCATTGGTGACTGTACGTGCATCCCCGTCAAAAACGGCAGTGAACAACACTGGCGACTTAACATTGTTTCCCCAACGATTGACTCGGACCTCAAAGGCATCTATTGCATAGAGACCTCCTTTGTCAGTCGCCTGCATAAAATACTCATGTTTTCCTTCATGCTCCTGATCTGGTAATCCATAGAGCAACTGGCTTGTGCTATTGAATTGTATCCAGGAATCATCCCCAACCAAATCAGAGCCCTTGCGCAAGGTTAGCCTCAACTTATCTGTAGTACCATCCTCTTTGTCGAAAAACGTATCCGGTGGAACCTTCACCTCAAAGTATGTGCCAATGTAGGCGTTTACCTGATCAATCGGGTTACGCAGCTGAGGTTTAATATTGCCATCAGGAGAGACGGGTACAGGAGTTGTGCGTCTTGGTGGCTTGGTTGTAGTGATCTTGGGTTTTTCTGGCGTAGGGGTTGACTTTGGTTTCTTTGGTGGTCTCTTTGTTGGTTTCCTAGTGGTGGGTGTTGCTGGGGTCACAGAGGGTCCAACATAAATAGGCCTGGTCATGGTGGGCTGGATGGCAATAGTGCTGGTGCTATCTGGGACTCTTGTTGGCAGAGGGGGGACTAAAGTTGGAGTGTAAGCAATTGGATCTCTGGATCGAGATAATGTAGGTTTCACAGGCAGGGGCACAGGACCACGAACAGGTGGGGCAGAACTATCAGAGGTAGGAGCAATGGATGGAGAGGTTGGGGTGGGAACGATACGAGTAGGGGGCTCAGGGTAAGTTGTCGGGGGAAGTAAAGAGGGAACAGGGGTGGGGGTGTTATTCAGCTGCCTTCGCACCCTTTTGGGCACATGAGGCTTCTTGTTAGCGATGTGCCATCCGACGACTGGATATCCCAACTGTGCGGACATGGTTCCCTCTTTTGCCGGAACCTGAACGCTACTGATATCAGGAATGCTGCTTTGATCCAGACTGCAGCCAAGTTTCCAGGACAAAAGGGCACCGTTTTCAACTACCTTTTTGGCATTTCCAGGTCCTGCCATGAAAGCGGACATGTCAAACAAACGGTTGTTGACCACAGGCAAAATCTTCATGTGCTGAAGCCCCATGCCAGAGAACTTTTTCATTTTGGCAAGTAGCTCCACCCTCTGCTTGGAGCTCATCTTATTGAGGTCAGCATCCAGGATGACAGTAAGCACTGTAACAGGATCCTCATTACCACAGATAAATGGCTGAACGTCATTGCTGGCTGATTGGAGAGCGAGCAGAAAAGGGTCCGTATCGGCATGCTCCTCTGGGTGCACCTCAATGGAGAACACATCTGGGCTTTGGGAGACTTGGCTCTCGTTGGAAACAGAAACAGAAATGTAGTGAACGCCCTTGTCTGTCTCTAAAGGAAGGCCTTGAAGTGTGCCACTCTCTGCATCCCAATGCAACCATGCTGGGAGCACATCCTTGCTCGCTTCTGTGATCTGCAAAAACAGGAAGAGAAAAACCTGAATTACTACAACTGAATGATTCACATTGAAATGTAACAGAACAAATGTGCG is a genomic window containing:
- the LOC129452803 gene encoding dystroglycan 1; amino-acid sequence: MRNKLRRFRDADRPMLGDRTDLVLLTVLVLLVADVRASWDQNPVEVLGDVGQLEASMHSSVLSDLREAEAAMSQPSGLPDSSAVVGRVFQMQVPIKAKDSKSKIKITEASKDVLPAWLHWDAESGTLQGLPLETDKGVHYISVSVSNESQVSQSPDVFSIEVHPEEHADTDPFLLALQSASNDVQPFICGNEDPVTVLTVILDADLNKMSSKQRVELLAKMKKFSGMGLQHMKILPVVNNRLFDMSAFMAGPGNAKKVVENGALLSWKLGCSLDQSSIPDISSVQVPAKEGTMSAQLGYPVVGWHIANKKPHVPKRVRRQLNNTPTPVPSLLPPTTYPEPPTRIVPTPTSPSIAPTSDSSAPPVRGPVPLPVKPTLSRSRDPIAYTPTLVPPLPTRVPDSTSTIAIQPTMTRPIYVGPSVTPATPTTRKPTKRPPKKPKSTPTPEKPKITTTKPPRRTTPVPVSPDGNIKPQLRNPIDQVNAYIGTYFEVKVPPDTFFDKEDGTTDKLRLTLRKGSDLVGDDSWIQFNSTSQLLYGLPDQEHEGKHEYFMQATDKGGLYAIDAFEVRVNRWGNNVKSPVLFTAVFDGDARTVTNDVHKKILLVKKLAQSFGDRNGSTVTLKNIIKGSIIVEWTNNSLPQNPCPKEQIEQLSKRISDPDGKPSQHFKYVMQPDFKASNITVRGTGSCRNFMFVPKGEILDPTSEPVTPAVGAGRQSTDDVYLHTVIPAVVVAAILLIAGIIAMICYRKKRKGKLTIEDQATFIKKGVPIIFADELDDSKPPPSSSMPLILQEEKPPLPPPEYPNMASPETTPLNQDLLGEYTPLHDEDPNAPPYQPPPPFSVPMEGKGSRPKNMTPYRSPPPYVPP